The segment GGGGCAGCCTTTGCTTTTCAGATCCGATTTTGACACCAGGGGCTAGGGCTGATAAATCTTTCTGGGGCCGGGCCGGTCGGGATGGGGTTTCACATGTCCTTCCGTTGTTCTGACGAGCCAAAGTCACTCCATGTGAAACCCCACCCTCCCTCTGTTGTTCTCACAACGCGTCTCACATTCCTTCGGAAACTTGAATTACCAGACACACCCTAAAGTCGGGGTTTGTTCAATCACAGGTGTGTGACTTGTTTCGGATGAAAAACAGTGTTGGGAGGACGGGGTCTTTTCGTCAAGTTTCCCTGAAGAGAGAGGTGTCACTTCGAAACAGTATTTGATCAATATATTTGATCAATTACAAATTCAACGATAAAACTTATCGATTCTGGTTCCAAGAAGAAACCACGGTGGTATAATTTGTGAATCAAACAGGAAACTGTTTTTCGAGGGAGGGAGCGCGGGTTTGAGACGGAGGCTGTGGCTCTATATCGGAATAGTCACTGTATTGCTGATCGCGGCTTATTTTGTGTTTGATTCCTTTTATGTCTACTACCGGGTGAATGGAGACAGTATGGCCCCGGCTTTGCACGACGGTGAGGTTTACCGGGTGAGCAAAAGAGAATCGATCCAGCGCGGCGACGTGATTGCTTTTCGGTCGGATCAGGAGAGTCTGACCTATATCAAAAGGGTGATCGCCCTTCCCGGGGAACGGGTGGCGATTCGCGGTAACCATGTGTATATCAATGATCGGAAGCTTGCGGAACCCTATCTCCCGAACCATCCCGATATCAAAGATGTGGAAACGATCACGGTTCCTCCGGCGCACTTTTATGTTCTGGGGGATGATCGGCTGGAAAGCTATGACAGCCGTCATTTTGGACCCATCTCCCGGAGCAGTGTCATCGGTAAATTACAAACGGAAAGGTGATTCCCATGATCGAAACCTTGAAGACAAACTGGATGCGCATCTGGAAGGAACCGCGGGATGCCATCCGTGATCTGACTGACACCACCACCGTGGCGATCACGCTCTTCCTTGTCTCTTTATTCGGTGTCACCTTTCTTGTCGATCATGCCACCACGAGTAACCCACTGGACAGCATTTCAGGGGGAGCTTTTTTTGTGATTGTGTTGGTGATCGGCCCCATTGTGGGTGGACTGGCTTGGATGATGATCAGTCTGATCGTCTTTGGTACGTCACGCCTGTTCGGCGGGATATCCACATTTAAAGAGACGATGAACGGGGTCACATGGGCCACCATCCCGTACATATCCAAGTGGGCCCTGCTGTTGCCCATGTTGCTCATCTTCCGGGAAGAATTGTTTACCACTTCGACACCGCTCATGGATGAATCCATGTTTCTCTCCCTGCTGTACGTCTTGTTTGCGGTTCTTCTGCTGGTGATGACCATTTTCAGTTATATCATATTGTCCAAAATCATCGGGGAAATAAACGATTTCTCTGCTTGGAAAGGGTTCTTCTCGGTGATTCTCCTTCCGGGTGTCATTTTTCTGTTGCTCCTCGTGAGAGTGATCCTTTTTTAGGGTGTGTCTGATAAATCCTTGGGCCGAGCTGGTCGGGATTGGGTTTCACATGTCGTTTTCGTTGTTCTGACGATCCAAAATCACTCCATGTGAAACCAACCCTCCCTTTGTTACTCTCACAACGTCTCACATTCACGGAAAATATTGAATTTACCTGCCACGCCCTAGGAGGGATGAACGTGGGAAGAGTTCGATGGTGGCACCGCATGGGGCGGTGTTTCACTTCCGGAAACGGGTCCTCCACCGTTGAATATGTGGTCCTCCTCGCAGCAGGTGTGCTGGTGGCCTCACTTTTATTCGCGGCCCTGTCCGACGGCTCCATCCAACAGGAGTTGAAGAGAAAAGTGATGCAGGCATTGAACGGGGAGCAGATCGCCACGAATTCCGGCCAAGCTCCTCCGGACAGTGGAAACAAGCAGGAAAACCAGGCCTCCAATCACGCGTCCCCTTCTCCGGCACCCAAAGAGGCCGGCTTCTTCGGAGGGTTATGGGATGCCGGTGGCAAACTGCTGGATGATACGGGTCAATGGTTTAAGGACATCTATGAAAAAGATATCAAAGGGATCTGGAATGATCCATGGGACTACTTTCTCGAAACGGTCGGCTGGGAAGGGATCAAGGATTCCTGGAATAAGGCATGGGACGACCCGGGTCAATATTTCAAAGACGCCTGGGAGAATACCGTTGAGGGCTGGAATCAGTTTTGGGACGATCCCCTCCTCAACACCGCCAAAATTGTTTTTGACTGGGATCAATTTGCGGAATCCTGGAGCGGCAAAGATGAAGACGGCAACCAAATTCCGATCCTGAACCGGGTATGGGGGGTTGCGGAAAGCCTTCCGCTCCCGACCAAAGTGCTCAAAGTGGTCAGCGTGGCCGATGGGATCTTCATTCATGACGGATGCGCCAAGAAGAAGGGCTCCCCATGTAAAAAAGGAAAAAACTCCGGCGATGAGGGCAAACCGGATGACAAGCCAGAAAAGTTGACCCCTGGCACCCCGGAACATAAGGAGGCGAGATGGAAGGAATACAAGGAGAATGGGGGAGAGTGGGGTTACGACAGGTGGAGCAGCGTCTATGAGTCGAACATGAAACGTGCGAAGACTGCCAACCAAGCGATGGATGACTATTGGCAGAGGATCGGCGGATGGGGAAAACGGGAGGTGACCGTCGATGCCGGGGGGAAAGACAGAAGACTGGATATCGCCGATGTCGGGCGGAAAAAGGGGATCGAACACAAAACCACGACAAAAGAAGATGGAGTAGGATACTTCTATCTCAGTGACGAAATTAAATCAGAGTTGGAGCGGGATGCCTTCTTGGTCCAGAATAAAGGATGGGAGATCACTTGGGTGTTTGAGAACGCCACCGCGAGTAAGCCCTTGCTTGAAGAGCTGAAGAAGCACGGGATCCAAGTGAAAATCATTGAAAAAGGTGGGAAGTAGAAAATGGGAGCAGATGAGTTGGAGCTGGATGACCATGGCAAGTTCCAGGTTTGGTTGATGGAAATGGGAGACATCCTGGAGCGTTTCATCGATCACATGCCCCCGGAAACCGGGCTGGATTACACTCCGGAGTCCCTCCTGCGGTTGGAAGAGTGGATCCTTGGACACTACCCCTCCGTCGATGATCTGCTCAAGGAATCCAACAAGGAAACCCTGGACGCACTGGTACGCTATACCGGCCAGGTGTACCGCAAGAATTTGAAGGGCAAATGGACGATTCACCTGGATGATCCGGGCTACGCTTTTTTTGGATTGCCCATGATTTCCTTCAACATTCCCCGGATCGACCCCGTGGCTCCCCATTCCGAGGTGGTGGCCAGTGTCGACCGCCGGAGGGGCGACTACATCTATACCGTTTTTAAAGCCACCGAAAGGTTGGTCAAGGAAGCCAACGCGTAACTTTGCACCCCTTTTCCCGGGAGTTTAGGGAGGAAAGAAAAGTAAACCGGACAGTGAAGAAAAATCACTGTCCGGTTTACTGTTTGGGGCGTGTTGGATCCGTCAGCTCACTCCACGAAGTCTTCATCTGCCGGACCGGTCCCACGTATTCTGCAGGGATCATTCCTTCGTTTTACAAAACGGAAATGATGGCAGCGATCATCACGAAGAAGAGTAGAATGAAGGTGATGGGAAGGGCGATCAACAAGGGAATCCCAACTCCGGCTTTTTCCCCACCCCTTTGAATATGCTCCTCAAACAACTTCTTCTGATCCTGGTAAAAGTAGATCGCCACTGCTACGTTAAACAAGTTGAAAAGGATGTTGAGACTGTCCGGACTCACGATGACCACGATACCAAAAATGATAAATGCGGGTATGAGGATCAGCAAGCGTCTTTTCTGCCTTTCGGGGTAACCCGCCCGTCCGTAGCTGATCGCATTCATCAATCCGCCGGCCAAAAAGCTGAAAAAGAAACAGAACAACCCCACCGCCAGTGGACTCCAAATCGGTTTCGGTTTCACATTGGCTGGAATTTGCTGATTTGCCTCCATTTTCTCTCCTCCTCTGCATATTTTTCCAAGGTTCTAACTTGGTCCATTTTAGCACATAAGCAATGATATTCCACGATATTTGTCATATTGGAAGGCCCGGGAATAAAGCAACCGGACAGTGAAGAAAAATCACTGTCCGGTTCACTGTTTGGGGGTGTTGGGTCCGCCTGCTCACTCCACGGAGGTCTTCATCTGCCGGACCGGTCCCACGTATTGGTTCAGGGGGAAGGCATTGCGGATCGCTTCGGTGATGAAGTCCTTGGCGAGGCGGACAGCCTCCTCCACGCTCAGGCCGTGGGCGAGACCGGCGGCGATGGCGGCGGAATAGGTGCAACCGGCACCGTGGGTCCACTGGGTCTCCATCTTTTCCGCTTCATACAGGGTGAACTCCTTGCCATCGTATAACAAGTCGACGGCCTGGTCATGATTGAGACCGGAGCCGCCCTTGATCAGAACGTAAGAAGGGCCGAGATGATGAATGGCCCGGGCCGCGTCCTTCATTTCCTCCAGAGTGGTGATGGGATCCGTGTCCGCCAGCTGGGACGCTTCAAACAGATTGGGTGTGACCACCGTCGCCTTGGGGACAAGGCGGTCCCGGAGGGCTTCTTTGTTCTCCGGATGGAGGACATCGTTTTCCCCTTTGCACACCATCACCGGATCGATCACCGCCCGGTTGACTCCATACTTTTCGATGACATCGGCGGCCAGCTCAATCACTTCCACCGTGCTTAACATCCCGGTCTTCATGGCATCGATGCCGGTGGAGAGAATCGTCTCCAACTGGGTCTTCACGGTTTCCGTCGGAATCGGATGGACTCCGTGGGCCCATCCACGATCCGGATCCATCGTGACGATGGTATTGAGTGCGGACATTCCGTAGACGTCCAATGCATGAAAGGTTTTTAAATCCGCCTGGATCCCGGCACCCCCACTGGTGTCTGAACCGGCAATGGTCAATGCTTTTTTCATCTGGACTCCTCCTCAAGGGTCGGGATACCTGCTTCGGTTTCGATATTATTTTAATCGAATATGACCGGTTTGTCAGAGGTGGTTTGGAAGCGAAAAATGGAAAAACCGCCGCGAAGCATGGTTCTGAATTGACAAAATAGTGGCTGTTTGGTTAAATCGTGTCAACTCATCACCACTGTCCGAGCGCCTTTGGTGGGATGTAACAGGAGCTCCCGTCCTCTGCGCTTCGGGATGGAGAAGGGCGATTTTCCGGAGGTGGGGAGGCGGAGATCATCCAAACCGGGGAGGGAGACGAATGGAAGAGTCGGGTCAGGTCGGGGTGTTGGTGGAAGAATCTCGACTCGGAAACAGGGGAAAGCGAGTCGTCTGTCCCCAAAGTGAGCAGGAGGTGTCGGAACTGCTCCGTCATGCCGATCAAAAAGGGCTGAAAGTCACGGTTTCCGGCGGGGGAAGCAAGCGCGGATTCGGGGGAAGGAGAGAGACCTACGACCTGGAAATCTCCATGTCCGCCTGTCGGGGTGTGGTGGAACACCGGTGCGGGGATCTGACGATGACGGCACGGGCGGGAACCACGATCCGGGAATTGACGGAAATTCTCTCCAAAGAAGGGCAGATGCTTCCCTGTGACCCGAGATGGCCGGATACGGCGACCATTGGCGGAGTGATCGCGGCCAACGAGACCGGACCCAGGCGATTGCGCTACGGTTCACCCCGGGATTTTGTCATCGGTCTCCGGGTGGTTTACCCGGATGGCCGCATCATCCGGACCGGAGGGAAAGTGGTCAAGAATGTGGCCGGCTACGATATGAACAAGCTTTTTGTCGGGTCGATGGGCACCCTCGGGGTGATAACCGAGGTGACGGTCAAGTTGCGTCCGCTTCCTCCTTCCCGGGGATTGGTCTTTCTCCTGTTCCCGCCGGGGAAGGAGGAGGCGATCCAACCCTGTGTCAACGGGATTCAGGCATCGGTGCTGGAGCCTTGCACCCTGGAGTGTCTCAATCCCGCTCTGACCGGGGAACTGATGGGGAAGACGGACCATTATGCCCTGATGATCGCCTTTGAGGACGGGGAGGAGTCGGTGCGGGCCCAGATGGACCGGCTCCGGAGCCGGATGTCCGGGGAAGCTTCCCTGACCTGTCTGGGGGAGGATGAGATCCCGGAATGGTGGGAGCGATGGTCCCGCCTGGGCAGGCAGGCGGCGGCTACAGTCAAGATCGGCACCCGGAACACCGATGTGACGGGGTTGATCCGGGAAGCGACGGAGCTCGGCAAGGACAAGGAGCTGGAGATGTGGGCCCATGGCGGAGCGGGGCACGGGATCTCCCGGATCTATCTCGACGGGGAGGATGAAATCATCCTCAGGGTTCTCCACAAGCTGCGAAACAGTGCCGAAAAAAGGGGCGGGTATGCCGTGGTCGACCGGATCTCCCGGGATCTCAGGCAAAAGTTTGATATCTGGGGGGATCGAATCGTCCACCGCCCATTGTTGGTGGCAATCAAGCGGACCATCGACCCGAAGGGAACACTGAACGATGGACGTTTCGCGGGGGGATTGTAAAGATGGAAAAAAGCTGTTCCGGGAATGTCGCCGCCCCCTGTAACCAGGGGCTCGGAAACTATCTGGCGGGGGACGTTCCCGACGAAACCAAATGGGCGGACTGTGTCCACTGCGGCCTCTGTTTGGAGGCCTGTCCCACCTATCTGGAAACAGGTCATGAGCATCAGTCCCCCCGGGGACGGGTCCATCTGATCCAGGCGGTCGCTGAAGGAAAGGTGGAACTGAACGCGCAATTCATGGACCCGGTGTTCACCTGTCTCGATTGCCGCGCCTGTGAGACGGCCTGTCCCGCCAATGTCCAGGTGGGCGGGTTGATCGAGGAGGCCCGGGGACAGGTCCGGCGGGCACTGCCCTTGACAGGCTGGAAAGGGAGGATGAGCCGCTTTTTCCTTCACGGGGTGTTCCCCAAACCGAGACGGCTGGAAAGGCTGGGGCGGGTGCTTCATCTGCTGCGGAAAAGCAGACTCCCCGATGTGGCCAGAAAAACAGGGGTGATCCGTTGGTTTCCCGCCCATCTGGATCAACTGGAGCAGGTCACCCCCCAGATTGGGGTTCCGGTCCGAAAACAGTTTCCGGAGATAGTGCCCGCACAAGGGGAACGGAAAAAACGGGTGGCGATCCTCACCGGCTGTGTGATGGATCTGGTGTTCAGCCACGTCAATGAAGCCACGATCCGGGTGCTGACCCGTAACGGTTATGAAGTTCACATTCCAAAAGAGCAGACCTGTTGCGGAGCCCTTCATGTTCATGCAGGGGAACGGGAGGCGGGTCGAAGGCTCGCCCGGCGGAATATCGAAGCCTTCGCAGATGCAGAGGCGGTGTTGGTCAATGCGGCGGGTTGCGGGTGTGCCATGCAGGAATATCCCGAATGGTTCCGGGAGGATCCAAAGATGAGGGAGATAGCGGAAGATTTTGCGGCCAAAGTGTCGGACGTTTCCCAATTCCTGTACGACCACGGGTTTGAAAAACCGGCGGGCCGGATCGCCGCCCGGGTCACCTACCATGATGCCTGCCACCTCGCCCATGGTCAGGGGGTGCGTGACGAGCCCCGCAAGTTGTTGAAAGAGATCCCGGGCCTGGAGCTGGTGGAGATGCCGGAGGCGGACCGGTGTTGCGGAAGTGCGGGAATTTATAATCTGACCCATCCGGAGATGGCGGGGGCGATCCTCAAACAGAAGATGGAGTACGTTCCCGAAGGAGCGGAGCTGATCTCCATGGGAAATCCGGGATGCATGCTGCAGATGGCGATGGGGGTTTTGCGTCACGGGCCGAAGGCGGAAGTGGTCCATACGATGGAGCTGTTGGATGGGTCATACCGAAAGGGGGAGGAGCCATGTTCCGAAGAAAAAAGCGAT is part of the Kroppenstedtia eburnea genome and harbors:
- the lepB gene encoding signal peptidase I is translated as MRRRLWLYIGIVTVLLIAAYFVFDSFYVYYRVNGDSMAPALHDGEVYRVSKRESIQRGDVIAFRSDQESLTYIKRVIALPGERVAIRGNHVYINDRKLAEPYLPNHPDIKDVETITVPPAHFYVLGDDRLESYDSRHFGPISRSSVIGKLQTER
- a CDS encoding YIP1 family protein yields the protein MIETLKTNWMRIWKEPRDAIRDLTDTTTVAITLFLVSLFGVTFLVDHATTSNPLDSISGGAFFVIVLVIGPIVGGLAWMMISLIVFGTSRLFGGISTFKETMNGVTWATIPYISKWALLLPMLLIFREELFTTSTPLMDESMFLSLLYVLFAVLLLVMTIFSYIILSKIIGEINDFSAWKGFFSVILLPGVIFLLLLVRVILF
- a CDS encoding DUF4244 domain-containing protein, with translation MGRVRWWHRMGRCFTSGNGSSTVEYVVLLAAGVLVASLLFAALSDGSIQQELKRKVMQALNGEQIATNSGQAPPDSGNKQENQASNHASPSPAPKEAGFFGGLWDAGGKLLDDTGQWFKDIYEKDIKGIWNDPWDYFLETVGWEGIKDSWNKAWDDPGQYFKDAWENTVEGWNQFWDDPLLNTAKIVFDWDQFAESWSGKDEDGNQIPILNRVWGVAESLPLPTKVLKVVSVADGIFIHDGCAKKKGSPCKKGKNSGDEGKPDDKPEKLTPGTPEHKEARWKEYKENGGEWGYDRWSSVYESNMKRAKTANQAMDDYWQRIGGWGKREVTVDAGGKDRRLDIADVGRKKGIEHKTTTKEDGVGYFYLSDEIKSELERDAFLVQNKGWEITWVFENATASKPLLEELKKHGIQVKIIEKGGK
- the pdxK gene encoding pyridoxine/pyridoxal/pyridoxamine kinase, which codes for MKKALTIAGSDTSGGAGIQADLKTFHALDVYGMSALNTIVTMDPDRGWAHGVHPIPTETVKTQLETILSTGIDAMKTGMLSTVEVIELAADVIEKYGVNRAVIDPVMVCKGENDVLHPENKEALRDRLVPKATVVTPNLFEASQLADTDPITTLEEMKDAARAIHHLGPSYVLIKGGSGLNHDQAVDLLYDGKEFTLYEAEKMETQWTHGAGCTYSAAIAAGLAHGLSVEEAVRLAKDFITEAIRNAFPLNQYVGPVRQMKTSVE
- a CDS encoding FAD-binding oxidoreductase, coding for MEESGQVGVLVEESRLGNRGKRVVCPQSEQEVSELLRHADQKGLKVTVSGGGSKRGFGGRRETYDLEISMSACRGVVEHRCGDLTMTARAGTTIRELTEILSKEGQMLPCDPRWPDTATIGGVIAANETGPRRLRYGSPRDFVIGLRVVYPDGRIIRTGGKVVKNVAGYDMNKLFVGSMGTLGVITEVTVKLRPLPPSRGLVFLLFPPGKEEAIQPCVNGIQASVLEPCTLECLNPALTGELMGKTDHYALMIAFEDGEESVRAQMDRLRSRMSGEASLTCLGEDEIPEWWERWSRLGRQAAATVKIGTRNTDVTGLIREATELGKDKELEMWAHGGAGHGISRIYLDGEDEIILRVLHKLRNSAEKRGGYAVVDRISRDLRQKFDIWGDRIVHRPLLVAIKRTIDPKGTLNDGRFAGGL
- a CDS encoding (Fe-S)-binding protein, coding for MEKSCSGNVAAPCNQGLGNYLAGDVPDETKWADCVHCGLCLEACPTYLETGHEHQSPRGRVHLIQAVAEGKVELNAQFMDPVFTCLDCRACETACPANVQVGGLIEEARGQVRRALPLTGWKGRMSRFFLHGVFPKPRRLERLGRVLHLLRKSRLPDVARKTGVIRWFPAHLDQLEQVTPQIGVPVRKQFPEIVPAQGERKKRVAILTGCVMDLVFSHVNEATIRVLTRNGYEVHIPKEQTCCGALHVHAGEREAGRRLARRNIEAFADAEAVLVNAAGCGCAMQEYPEWFREDPKMREIAEDFAAKVSDVSQFLYDHGFEKPAGRIAARVTYHDACHLAHGQGVRDEPRKLLKEIPGLELVEMPEADRCCGSAGIYNLTHPEMAGAILKQKMEYVPEGAELISMGNPGCMLQMAMGVLRHGPKAEVVHTMELLDGSYRKGEEPCSEEKSDGPTP